The proteins below come from a single Acidobacteriota bacterium genomic window:
- a CDS encoding PrsW family intramembrane metalloprotease, which translates to MLRLIIQNSTHSGEQLYLDPKKTNWVLLGRGEESVLRFAEPCVSARHAIVSTEQGEFFLLDQDSTNGTFLNGERVRTSKLKTGDVIELGSFGPRLQVVIDEAKGSNDVQGADLGTRPQFDDTARVRSAQTVQWTIREAAQTIGLYNPHQDSGEIPPPIGITALALFCAIIGIIVLALTVLNLGVSVSILAGIIAFIPAAFYLGVFLWLDRYDPEPVRTLAFAFAWGAVVAIFVSSVFNEAFKHAFGDFLTGVISAPMIEEGSKGAGVVLIALLFKHDFDSVLDGIVYAGVVALGFATMENVDYYGDSLMNGGTNSLVGTFIVRGILSPFSHVLFTSMTGIGCGIARETYNPVLKFAAPLLGYAGAMTLHALWNVLASFSLGVFYFGYLFLEMPLFIGFVCVIVMMLRREARILRHTLSQEVERGLIAPEQLEIAISVFRRSRWVLSAFGDTKRFNARRQYLRSVAKLGLCHWHNSRAVAAKGQTGSLSVIPKLQVEVFNLRDQIE; encoded by the coding sequence ATGCTTCGATTGATTATTCAAAACAGCACGCATTCCGGCGAACAGCTTTATCTCGATCCCAAGAAAACGAATTGGGTATTACTGGGGCGAGGCGAAGAAAGCGTTCTGCGGTTTGCTGAACCCTGTGTTTCCGCCCGGCACGCAATTGTTTCCACCGAGCAAGGCGAATTTTTCCTGCTCGACCAGGACAGTACAAATGGAACCTTTCTCAATGGCGAACGTGTCCGCACATCAAAATTGAAGACGGGCGATGTCATCGAGCTGGGATCATTTGGACCGAGATTGCAGGTTGTCATTGATGAAGCAAAGGGATCGAATGACGTTCAAGGCGCTGACCTGGGCACCCGTCCGCAATTTGATGACACTGCGCGAGTCCGTTCCGCGCAAACGGTGCAATGGACCATCCGGGAAGCCGCCCAAACCATAGGCCTATATAATCCCCACCAGGATTCCGGAGAAATTCCGCCGCCGATCGGAATTACCGCTTTAGCCCTATTTTGCGCAATTATTGGGATTATCGTTCTCGCGTTGACGGTTCTAAACCTGGGAGTGTCCGTCTCGATTCTTGCCGGAATCATTGCCTTCATCCCGGCAGCTTTTTATCTGGGAGTATTTTTGTGGCTGGATCGGTATGACCCTGAGCCGGTGCGCACTTTGGCATTTGCGTTTGCTTGGGGAGCGGTTGTCGCGATTTTTGTTTCCAGTGTTTTCAATGAAGCGTTCAAGCATGCATTCGGCGACTTCCTGACCGGAGTGATTTCTGCTCCGATGATTGAAGAAGGAAGCAAGGGGGCTGGGGTTGTATTGATCGCGCTGTTGTTCAAACACGATTTTGACAGCGTGCTGGATGGAATCGTGTATGCGGGAGTTGTCGCGCTTGGCTTTGCGACGATGGAAAACGTGGATTATTACGGCGACAGTCTGATGAATGGCGGAACGAACTCTTTGGTCGGAACCTTCATTGTTCGCGGGATTCTTTCGCCTTTTTCCCATGTCCTTTTTACTTCGATGACCGGCATCGGCTGTGGTATCGCCCGTGAAACCTACAATCCGGTGTTGAAGTTTGCAGCGCCATTGTTGGGATACGCCGGGGCGATGACATTGCACGCCCTGTGGAACGTGCTGGCTTCATTCAGCCTGGGAGTATTTTATTTTGGATATTTATTCCTGGAAATGCCGCTGTTCATCGGATTTGTCTGCGTGATTGTGATGATGTTGCGCAGAGAAGCCCGAATCTTGCGTCATACGCTTTCCCAGGAGGTCGAACGAGGGTTGATTGCTCCGGAACAATTGGAAATCGCCATTTCCGTGTTTCGCCGCAGCCGTTGGGTGCTTTCGGCTTTTGGAGACACCAAGCGGTTTAACGCTCGCCGGCAATACCTGCGCAGCGTGGCAAAACTCGGACTCTGTCATTGGCACAACTCCCGTGCTGTTGCCGCAAAAGGGCAAACCGGAAGCCTTTCCGTGATTCCGAAGCTCCAGGTGGAAGTGTTTAACTTACGGGATCAAATCGAATAA
- a CDS encoding cytochrome P450: MVSTTSAIFPPGPKSPIPGVNLIRLRRNPIRFLSQIANEYGEIVYFKLGPQPVFLLNNPDLIRDVLVTHNKQFMKGEGLQRAKKLLGEGLLTSEGDFHLRQRRLAQPAFHRQRIAGYASTMVEYAQRVSDGWQTGEAKDIAREMMRLTLAIAGKTLFDADVETEADEIGDALGEAMELFGYLTLPFSQFLERLPLPIMKRFRAARQRLDETIYRMIRERRQSGEDRGDLLSMLMQARDIEGDGAGMTDEQLRDEAMTIFLAGHETTANALTWTWYLLSQNPEAESRLHAEIAEVLGGRTATAEDHPRLRFTEMVFAEAMRLYPPAWLIGRRALHDYKLNEYHVPARSILLMSQYVMHRNPKYFPEPDRFIPERWMSEACESRPKFSYFPFGGGPRVCIGENFAWMEGTLVLATLAQKWRMRLVPGHPVELHPLVTLRPKYGMKMILERR; encoded by the coding sequence ATGGTGTCAACAACGAGTGCGATTTTCCCTCCAGGTCCGAAGTCGCCGATTCCTGGCGTGAATCTGATTCGGCTTCGGCGCAACCCGATCAGGTTTTTGTCTCAGATCGCGAATGAATACGGAGAAATCGTTTATTTCAAGCTCGGGCCACAGCCGGTTTTTCTGCTGAACAATCCGGATTTGATCCGCGATGTGTTGGTCACCCACAACAAACAGTTCATGAAGGGCGAAGGGTTGCAGCGAGCGAAAAAACTGTTGGGCGAAGGCCTGTTGACCAGCGAGGGAGATTTTCACCTGCGACAGAGGCGGTTGGCTCAACCGGCTTTTCATCGCCAGCGAATTGCGGGGTACGCTTCGACGATGGTTGAGTACGCCCAACGCGTGAGCGATGGATGGCAGACGGGGGAGGCAAAAGACATTGCGCGAGAAATGATGCGGTTGACGTTGGCCATCGCGGGAAAAACGCTGTTTGATGCCGATGTGGAAACCGAAGCTGACGAAATCGGTGATGCGCTCGGCGAGGCGATGGAATTGTTCGGCTATTTGACCCTTCCATTTTCTCAGTTCCTGGAGCGGTTGCCGCTTCCAATCATGAAGCGGTTCAGGGCCGCCCGGCAGCGATTGGATGAAACCATCTATCGAATGATCCGTGAACGTCGCCAAAGCGGTGAAGATCGCGGCGATCTGCTTTCGATGCTGATGCAGGCGCGGGACATCGAAGGCGACGGTGCGGGCATGACCGATGAACAGCTTCGCGATGAGGCGATGACCATTTTTCTGGCCGGGCACGAAACGACAGCCAACGCGCTGACCTGGACCTGGTATCTGCTTTCGCAAAATCCTGAAGCCGAATCAAGGCTTCATGCGGAAATCGCTGAGGTGCTCGGCGGTCGAACCGCAACAGCAGAAGATCACCCACGCTTGCGATTCACCGAGATGGTATTTGCCGAAGCCATGCGCTTGTATCCGCCCGCCTGGTTGATTGGTCGCCGGGCGCTGCACGATTACAAACTGAATGAGTATCACGTTCCCGCTCGTTCGATTCTTCTGATGAGCCAGTATGTAATGCATCGAAATCCGAAGTACTTTCCAGAACCCGATCGCTTCATTCCGGAGCGTTGGATGTCCGAAGCCTGTGAGAGCAGGCCAAAATTCAGCTACTTTCCTTTCGGTGGAGGCCCGCGCGTATGCATCGGAGAAAATTTCGCCTGGATGGAGGGCA
- a CDS encoding HEAT repeat domain-containing protein has product MNSIGYRRVILVVCFLTWLWSGAACAKAQSVPVKSLPIYEPCPSLAAGASQDDGVAKAIVALKGQDAKARIQAAQQLSKACDKRAVDPLLDVLGSDAETSVRIAAAEALGKLADQESVQPMMDVLGSQNIEVKTAMVSAFASFPGFKGRNAVVNLVANPSGADITDEADMRLRCAAILTACQLKDVSHSRKSILFLFDFLNSQHPNIRALAEQTLMELKNTRNGETEMIAIMKQSNNPVLRRWAATWIGKIGFTGAREALQEAAATDSDAQVKQLAAESLKKLSQ; this is encoded by the coding sequence ATGAATTCTATTGGTTACCGCAGAGTAATTTTGGTTGTTTGTTTTTTGACCTGGCTTTGGTCTGGCGCAGCCTGCGCGAAAGCCCAATCGGTGCCGGTCAAATCGCTGCCGATTTATGAGCCTTGTCCGTCACTGGCTGCCGGAGCTTCGCAGGATGATGGAGTTGCCAAGGCGATCGTTGCATTGAAAGGCCAGGACGCCAAGGCGCGAATTCAAGCTGCACAGCAACTGAGCAAAGCTTGTGATAAGCGCGCGGTTGACCCGCTGCTGGATGTTTTGGGCAGTGACGCGGAAACCTCTGTTCGCATCGCCGCCGCTGAAGCGTTAGGCAAACTCGCTGATCAGGAATCCGTTCAACCAATGATGGACGTTCTCGGCAGCCAAAACATCGAAGTCAAAACCGCAATGGTCAGCGCATTTGCCTCGTTTCCAGGGTTTAAAGGCAGAAACGCCGTCGTAAATCTGGTCGCCAATCCCAGTGGAGCCGACATTACAGACGAAGCCGATATGCGATTGCGATGCGCGGCGATTTTGACCGCCTGCCAACTGAAAGACGTCAGTCATTCGCGGAAATCCATTTTGTTTTTGTTTGATTTTCTCAACAGCCAGCATCCAAACATTCGCGCACTGGCGGAACAGACATTGATGGAATTGAAAAATACGCGCAACGGCGAAACAGAAATGATCGCCATCATGAAACAGAGCAACAACCCTGTGTTGCGTCGTTGGGCGGCGACCTGGATCGGCAAAATCGGGTTTACGGGTGCGCGCGAAGCCTTGCAGGAAGCCGCAGCGACAGATTCCGATGCGCAGGTTAAACAACTTGCGGCGGAGTCTTTGAAGAAGTTGTCGCAATAA
- a CDS encoding tetratricopeptide repeat protein, with translation MLNYQFRHLLAGIVLGGATLYAAAYAQTQIPVKSDQPVQPTPQSRQLGSFRLRLPQPVPPRIEGLYDYSYRISVPRFNKVENYLTANLEPGVASANAEESRRQAKAVQREAETLRAQGTAKALREASLKYEESLQLWRATGVFSDPAEMASTMNQLAEIANSLGDKQQAISYYHQSLPLWRAAGNRTLEASTLTQLGRIYNSIGDGNQAQNCFNQAKLIVETASLTGRSNNTGNRAAREAATLFNLGKLYEEQGQPQKAFEHYQRSIAYWQQAQDKTGEASALNSLGSLAARGGQLPLAANLFRDALPLWRAVGDKRGEAVSLGNLAYVADALNDKRTALEFYSRTLPLWRELNDKRSEATTLNDLASLYSATGQNDLALQLYQESLPLRRASGDRRGEATTLNNLGGLYVGLSEWTKALENFEQALKIRREIGDKRGEVVTLGNLGLVYQSLEKPSQAREFYLQALPLARSLNDKARLAITLTGLGETNFVLNEKPSARMQLEEALTIWRDLKDSGRESTTLSLLAGVYASLGEKQRAEEIYRQLLSNWRLAIPKL, from the coding sequence GTGCTGAATTATCAATTTCGACATTTGCTTGCAGGCATCGTCCTGGGAGGAGCGACTCTTTACGCGGCGGCTTACGCCCAAACGCAGATCCCAGTAAAAAGTGATCAACCGGTTCAGCCCACTCCGCAATCGCGGCAACTTGGCTCATTTCGGCTGAGATTGCCCCAACCCGTTCCGCCGCGCATCGAAGGCCTTTACGATTACTCTTACCGCATCAGCGTTCCTCGTTTTAACAAAGTGGAAAATTACCTGACTGCCAACTTGGAACCGGGAGTAGCGTCGGCCAATGCGGAGGAGAGTCGTCGTCAGGCAAAAGCTGTTCAGCGCGAAGCTGAAACGTTGCGCGCCCAGGGAACCGCCAAAGCCCTGCGCGAAGCTTCGCTTAAATACGAAGAATCGCTTCAACTTTGGCGCGCAACAGGCGTATTCAGCGATCCTGCCGAGATGGCAAGCACAATGAATCAGCTTGCCGAAATCGCCAATTCCCTGGGTGACAAACAGCAGGCCATCAGCTACTACCATCAATCTCTGCCACTGTGGCGAGCCGCAGGCAATCGCACACTGGAAGCGTCCACGCTGACGCAACTCGGCCGCATTTACAATTCCATAGGTGACGGCAATCAGGCCCAGAATTGTTTCAACCAAGCCAAACTGATCGTCGAAACCGCGAGTTTGACGGGAAGAAGCAATAACACAGGCAACCGTGCCGCGCGCGAAGCCGCCACGCTATTCAACCTCGGCAAGTTGTACGAAGAGCAGGGGCAGCCGCAAAAAGCATTTGAGCATTACCAACGCTCCATCGCCTACTGGCAGCAGGCTCAGGACAAAACAGGCGAAGCATCGGCACTGAACAGCCTGGGCAGCCTGGCTGCGCGCGGCGGTCAGCTTCCTTTGGCAGCCAATTTATTTCGCGATGCATTGCCGCTCTGGCGCGCCGTTGGAGATAAACGCGGCGAGGCGGTTTCACTTGGCAATCTGGCCTATGTCGCCGATGCGTTAAATGACAAGAGAACGGCGCTTGAGTTTTACTCACGAACCTTACCCCTATGGCGCGAGTTAAACGACAAACGGAGCGAGGCGACCACCTTAAACGACCTGGCAAGCCTTTATTCGGCCACGGGACAAAACGATCTCGCCTTGCAGTTGTACCAGGAATCACTGCCATTGCGACGCGCAAGCGGTGACAGGCGCGGCGAAGCGACGACCCTGAACAATCTTGGCGGTTTATATGTTGGCCTGAGCGAGTGGACGAAGGCGCTGGAGAATTTTGAGCAAGCGTTGAAGATACGCCGCGAAATCGGCGACAAACGCGGTGAGGTCGTGACCTTAGGCAATCTCGGTTTGGTTTATCAATCCCTGGAAAAACCAAGCCAGGCAAGAGAGTTTTACCTACAGGCACTGCCTTTGGCGCGCTCGCTGAACGACAAAGCTCGGCTTGCCATCACGCTGACGGGCCTTGGCGAAACCAATTTTGTGCTAAACGAAAAACCATCTGCGCGAATGCAGCTTGAAGAGGCGTTGACGATTTGGCGGGATTTGAAAGATAGCGGACGAGAATCAACAACGCTCAGCCTGCTGGCTGGCGTGTACGCTTCACTCGGAGAAAAACAACGGGCAGAGGAAATTTACCGGCAGTTGCTTTCCAACTGGCGGTTGGCGATTCCCAAACTTTGA
- the sucD gene encoding succinate--CoA ligase subunit alpha encodes MSVLVDKSTRLIVQGLTGKEGTFHALQMRDYGTNVVGGVTPGKGGTTHEGFPVFNTVADAVENAGANATVIYVPPPFAADAIMEAADAGVGLIVCITEGIPALDMVKAYHYVQARGVRLIGPNCPGVISPGKCKVGIMPARIHLEGRVGVISRSGTLTYEAVGQLTALGIGQSTCIGIGGDPVIGTTQRDAVELFNNDPDTDAIVMIGEIGGSAEEEAADYVKANVKKPVVGFICGQTAPPGRRMGHAGAIISGGKGTADEKMKAMAAAGIHVVKSPADIGAKVKEVLK; translated from the coding sequence TTGAGCGTTCTGGTTGATAAAAGCACCCGTCTGATTGTTCAAGGTCTCACGGGAAAAGAAGGAACATTTCATGCGCTGCAAATGCGTGATTACGGCACCAACGTCGTCGGCGGCGTTACGCCCGGCAAAGGCGGAACGACACACGAAGGCTTTCCGGTATTCAATACTGTTGCTGATGCGGTCGAAAACGCAGGTGCAAACGCGACGGTAATTTACGTTCCGCCCCCGTTTGCGGCGGATGCGATTATGGAAGCTGCGGATGCGGGCGTCGGTTTGATCGTCTGCATTACGGAAGGAATTCCGGCGCTGGATATGGTCAAGGCGTATCACTACGTTCAAGCGCGTGGCGTACGTTTGATCGGTCCGAATTGTCCGGGCGTGATTTCGCCCGGCAAATGCAAGGTTGGCATTATGCCCGCGCGGATTCATTTGGAAGGCAGAGTCGGCGTCATTTCCCGCTCTGGCACGTTGACCTATGAAGCGGTTGGTCAGTTGACGGCGCTGGGCATTGGCCAATCCACTTGTATCGGTATCGGTGGTGATCCGGTCATCGGAACCACGCAGCGCGACGCTGTCGAATTGTTCAACAACGATCCGGACACCGACGCAATTGTGATGATTGGGGAGATTGGCGGAAGCGCCGAAGAAGAAGCTGCCGATTACGTCAAAGCCAACGTCAAAAAACCGGTTGTCGGATTCATTTGCGGCCAGACCGCGCCTCCGGGACGCCGCATGGGACACGCCGGGGCGATCATTTCCGGCGGCAAAGGCACCGCCGATGAGAAGATGAAAGCGATGGCTGCCGCAGGAATTCACGTGGTGAAAAGCCCAGCGGACATCGGCGCAAAGGTCAAAGAAGTTTTGAAATAA
- a CDS encoding site-specific DNA-methyltransferase: MSSQAEKTIVRKAEATCTIINGDSREELKEFDGQVDLIVTSPPYADARRKHYDSVHPDQFVDWFLTFHEPFFNALKPEGSLVINIKDKVVDGVRHRYVWRTIEAFCERGWLAIDDYIWHKTNPMPGAWPARLSDGWEYCFHLAKSKRPFFNADAVRKPIGDWVESRLRKLGENDLSRHNSANASGFGRDISKWVGKETVLPSNVISRALVGKNKNHPAVFPVDLPLFFIKLLSPPDGLVIDPFGGSGTTGVAALSAGRDCVIIDNNASYCQEAAKRLLEEADAQDDEEVDADLSATQRTLYEVMK; the protein is encoded by the coding sequence ATGAGTTCGCAAGCAGAAAAAACAATCGTCAGAAAAGCTGAAGCAACCTGCACGATCATTAACGGCGATAGCCGGGAAGAACTAAAGGAATTCGACGGGCAGGTTGATTTGATCGTCACCTCTCCGCCGTATGCTGACGCACGGCGCAAACATTACGACAGCGTACATCCGGACCAATTCGTGGATTGGTTCCTGACATTTCACGAGCCGTTCTTCAACGCCTTGAAGCCAGAGGGCAGCCTGGTCATAAACATCAAGGATAAGGTGGTGGATGGAGTCCGGCATCGCTATGTTTGGCGAACGATTGAGGCGTTCTGTGAACGCGGGTGGTTGGCGATTGACGATTATATCTGGCACAAAACAAATCCAATGCCAGGAGCTTGGCCTGCACGGTTGAGTGATGGCTGGGAATACTGCTTCCATCTGGCCAAATCGAAACGACCGTTTTTCAATGCGGATGCGGTGCGCAAACCGATTGGCGATTGGGTCGAGTCACGATTGCGAAAGTTGGGCGAGAATGACTTGAGCAGACATAATTCGGCAAACGCGAGCGGTTTTGGACGCGATATTTCCAAATGGGTGGGAAAGGAAACGGTTCTTCCCTCCAATGTCATCAGCCGCGCGCTGGTCGGCAAAAATAAAAATCATCCGGCAGTTTTTCCCGTGGATTTGCCTTTGTTTTTTATCAAATTGCTCAGCCCGCCAGATGGACTTGTGATTGATCCTTTCGGTGGTAGCGGGACCACGGGTGTGGCTGCGCTATCAGCCGGGCGCGATTGCGTAATTATTGATAACAATGCCTCTTACTGTCAGGAAGCGGCCAAGCGTTTGCTGGAAGAAGCCGACGCGCAAGATGATGAAGAAGTAGACGCCGATTTGTCCGCTACACAGCGAACGCTTTATGAAGTGATGAAATGA
- a CDS encoding outer membrane beta-barrel protein, with the protein MRKLILLAALLLIFPLIGKAQSAPKAEIFGGYSYLHADDADDGLDLHGWNASAAINFTKYAGIVADFSGHYDTATLAPGVRADLSAYLFLVGPRFTYREHKVLQPFGHVLLGAARSTTKTLGPLGTVKFDDSAFAMAVGGGLDAKVHDNLAIRLFQADYVLTRFNDDSQHNFRLSTGLVLRLGSQ; encoded by the coding sequence ATGCGTAAGTTGATTTTACTTGCGGCATTGCTGCTGATTTTCCCGCTCATAGGAAAGGCTCAAAGCGCGCCCAAAGCCGAAATTTTTGGCGGCTATTCATATCTTCATGCGGATGACGCTGACGACGGCCTGGATTTGCATGGATGGAATGCATCCGCCGCGATCAATTTCACAAAATATGCGGGCATCGTCGCGGATTTCAGCGGGCATTACGACACGGCAACTCTTGCGCCCGGCGTCCGCGCCGACTTGAGCGCTTATTTGTTTCTCGTCGGGCCGCGATTCACCTACCGCGAGCACAAGGTTCTGCAACCGTTCGGTCATGTGTTGTTAGGTGCGGCTCGGTCTACCACAAAAACCCTTGGCCCACTTGGAACAGTCAAATTTGATGATTCTGCTTTCGCGATGGCGGTGGGCGGCGGACTCGACGCCAAAGTTCACGACAATCTGGCAATTCGCTTGTTCCAGGCGGATTATGTGTTGACCAGATTCAATGACGATTCCCAGCATAATTTCCGACTTTCGACCGGGTTGGTTTTGCGGCTTGGATCGCAGTAA